The Streptomyces tubercidicus DNA segment GTTCGACGGTGTTGCGCTGCTTGTAGGCCTCTTGGTCGAAGACCGGGCCGACCTGGTCGGACGGCTGCGGAATGACCGCACGGATCCCTCGTCGCCGCAGGTGGGCTCGGATGGCGCGGGAGGAGTAGGCCCGGTCCGCGAGCACAGCCAATGGTCGGGTCCGGGGCCTGCCTGGGCCGCATCGTGGAACGCGGATGCGGGTCATGACGGCCTCGAAGGCCGGCGCGGTCACCGGCCTGGCCCGCGGTGGCGGTCAGGGACAGGGGCCGTGCGTGGCCGTCGGCGGCCAGGTGGACCTTGGTGCTCAAGCCGCCTCGTGAGCGTCCGAGCGCGTGTTCGGCTGGCTCACTGCGGCCTTCGGCCCCCTTTTGCGTGCTCCGGCAGCGTGTTGGTGGGCTCGGACGACTGTAGAGTCCACCGATACGGTCCAGCCGATGTCGTCATCGGCGTCCGCAGCCGCGAGGACGGCGGTCAGGATCTTCGGCCAGGTGCCGTTGACGGCCCATCTGATCAGCCGTTTGTGGGCGGTCTGGAACGGGCCGAGCTCGTCGGGCAGGTCTCGCCAGGGCGAATTGGTGCGGTACTTCCAGGCGATGGCCTCGAGGGTGCGGCGGTGTCGGCCCACCGCCTGCCGCGGACCGGATCGGCCGGCATCAGCGGCGCGATCCGGTCCCACATCGCATCAGTGATCGCTAATCGGACGGACACATCCGATCAACTGACCAACCCATCAAAGAGATAGGGCCTAGGTCCGCAGGCGTACCGGGGGGGAACTGTGTTGCCTAGGGGTCGTCCTGCACAGTGGCGTACGCCTGATGGTGGTGGTCCAGCTGTGGAGCGCGGAGGAGTGGGTGAGGAGGGGTGGAGCCTGTCGCAGAGGTGGAGAATCACGGTGCTGGTCGCCGCCGTGTTGGGGATCGTCTCGACTCCGGTGCTCTGGCTGCTTGATGGGCCGGATGCTGGGCAGTTGGTGGGGGCTTCGGTTCAGGCCGCGGCCGGCGTGGGCGCTTTGGTGTGGGCGTGGGTGCAGTCGGCCTCGCCATCGGCGGCCGGGGCTCGGGATGCGGTGGTGCGGACAGGACAGGCTGAGGCAAGCGGTGGGGTGGACGGCGCATACGGGAATTCGGCGGCCTGACGGCGCGGGCAGTCGGCCGGCCTACGCGGAGCAGACCGGGAACGCGACCGCTCGTGGCCAAGGCAGTAGCGCTGGCACCGGGATCGACTTGAGCCGCTAGCCCTCAATGTGACATGTGGAAGGCTCGATGAGCGATGAAGTGGCGTCGGGCGTGGCGGGCGCCCCGCTTCCTGGCCGGCGCTGGTGCTCGGGCTCGACCTGTCAGCGTGGATGCAAGCGGTGACGCTGTCGCCGCGGGCGGGGGCACAGCGGTCAGCGGCTATCGTCGATCCCGCCCCGGGGCAGCGCCGAGCGCTGCTGCGCTCCTATGGGGCGAACCTGGAGCAGCAGGAATTCGGGGAGGATCAGTACGCCGCGTTCGGCAGCGCCTTCGAGCTGGCTCTGGCGGCTCGCGTGGCCGGGCGGTTGCCCGAGTTCGCCGGACGCGGGCAGCTGCTGGATGCCTCTGTGCACGAGCAGTTGCAGGGCACTGCGCAGCCTACGGGGGTGCGGCAGGTGCTGCACCATTGGGCGCTGCTGATGGACCAGGACTTGACTGGGTGGTTGCCTCTGGGACAGGCCCAGCGCAGTGCCGCTCAGCTGCCGGTAGCCAGCGCCGCGGCTGAAGTGGTGGATCAGGCACTGGGATCGCCGCTGGTGCGGGTTCAAGGCCAGCGCCTTCAGTTCCGGCATGAGTGGTACACCCAGTTCCTGACCGCGGACGCGTTGGTGTGGCGGTGTACGGCTGCTCAGGAGCTGGCCGGCGAGCTTCGGCAGCCGCACCGCAGAGACTTGGCAGCGTGGGCTGTGCCGTTGCACAGCGATCCGGGCACCGTACGCGATCTGCTCCGGGAGCTGCCCGACGAAGAGTTCCTGATCGGCGCACTGTACGGGCGGCTGGGCCCGGTGGCCGATCAGGTGGCCTTGGCGGAGGGGAGGCGCTGCCTTGAGGAAGCCGTGACGGTTATGGCGGCCAGCCAGGTCGTGTGTGAGTCGGACTTCATGTACATGGTGGTGCCGGACAAGTCGTCGAGCAGGTACGAGCAGGCGGTGTTCCATGCGGTCGGCGCCACGGCCAGCGACGGGCGCCTTCTGGAACCGCTGGCCCAGCTCATGCGCCAGACTGACGAGGCGTTCCGGCGCGGCGCGAACCATGGCGCGGCAGGGTATCGCCACGCGGTACCGGCGCTGATCGCCGCTGCCCTCGCCGACGGGGTACGGGAGAGTTCCGAGCGGCTGCCGGCCTGCCGGATCACGCACGCGGCCCGGCTAGCCTGGTCGCGGCGCAGCCGCCACCAGCCGGCGACGGCGGCCAAGCTGAGCCAGTGGGGGCGTCCCTGGAGGCCAGAGACATCGGCCTAATGGTCCTGCTGTGCGCCCTGCTGCGGTATGCCAACGATGCTGAGGCGGCGGCGTTGGCGCCGAAAGTCTTCTCTCTGGCCTGGGCATCGGGTGCCTACCATCTGCGATTCGCTGCTCTCGGCATGCTTACCGGCATCCGCAGCACGGCCACCGCAGCCACCGCTGCTGCGGTGACCGAGCTTCTTGACGAGGTGCACACCGATGACCCTTTTGTGTCGACCGCGCTCGTCGACGCCCTTCACATCTACGGCAAGATCAGCTCGCCCTGCAACGTCCGTGACATCACCCAGGAGATCCGTCTCCTGCTCGCCGACCCGCAGCATCCCAACGCCCATGCTCGGGCAAAGGGCATCCTCGTGAGCCGGTTCGAGGATGTCATCGCCGCGCCTTTCACCGAGGCAGTTGAGGCTCTGGAGCCGGCGGAACGCATCGCGCTGACAGTCCTCGCCGTCCGCGAAGGGGACACCAGTTTCTTCACTGATGTCTTCTTGAAAGAGCTCATACGTTCCCAGGACCCGGCAGCGCTGCCGGCCTTCCGGTACTGGGCCTCCCATCTGGAGCTGCAGGACCCGTTTCGGCAAAGCGCCGTGGGCTGCCACCTCCTAGGCATCGAAGGCTGCGCAACCCGCCTCGCTGCCCCTCCCCCGCTGCTGGCCGACCATGCGGGGAAGGACGCCGACGCCTGGCGCTGCTACGGCCAGATCCTGTTCTGGCTCAGTCGCCCCGGTCCCAGCGGAGAGGAGCGAACTCTGCGCTGCGCACCACTGTGGGACGGTCTCACCACCCGCCTGCTCGACGCCGCCGTGGACCCCTTCCACCAGTTCCCATACGCAGCCCAGTTTGCCCAGGACATCCGCACCAGCGCGCTGGGCCGCATCGTGGACGCCTTCCCTTCCCAGACCCGCACCGTCCTGCACCACGCGCTGACCAGCCCCGAGCGCCTCACCTCACTCTTCTCGCTCCCCCTCCGCCAGGAGCGCGGTACCTTCGTGATGCGCCTCCTCGCCCGCAGCGGAGACCACTCCTCGTTGCCCCTGCTGAGGACGTACCTCAATCATCCGCTTCACAGCGCCGCCGCAGCCGACACCATCCGGGACCTCAACAACCGCATCGCCGAAAATAGGTGATGGGCCTACGCACTGTCCCGGCTGTCCTCGACTTCACGCGGCTGGGAGCTGGCCGATCTGGAACGGGCACGGGTTGTCCAGCGCGCTTCCATGGCCGACTACCTTGCGCAGCGTCGCGTACTGGCGGGGGAAGCAGAGGTCCCGCCCGCGACCGTCATGTCGGTGGCCGAGAAGCACTTCGTGACCGACATGGCCGCCTTCCGGCAGGAAAACGACCGGGCCCGGATGACCGTCGATCCGCTCCTGCGCCGCTAGGAGTACAACCCACTGCGCGGCAGACCCCTGGTCAAGGGGCCACGGCGCAGGGCTGGGTCTGGGGCAAGGTGGTGAGCGCCACTTGAGAACGAGGAAGAGCAGGACGCGCTGCGGGAGTTCGGCGTGGACGGGGCATGACGCCCGCAACGCTACGAGAGCCAGGGGCGCCACAGGGCGGATTCCAGGGTCGCGTGCTGCCGGCGGACGCCGGGTGCCGGCGGGTAACGGCTAAGGTCTGTCGCGACGGTGCTCCGGTCAGCGGTCCAGTGCGGGGAGGTGGGCCAGGCCGTTGTCGAGCATGATGCGGTCGGTGGTCTCGTGCAGGGCGCTGTCGGCGCCGATCACGGTCTCGATGCCATCGGGCAGCAGATCGCGCGGCCGGTACCAGTCGCGCAGTTGCGTCTCGTTGACGTCATCGGCGATCGGCTTGGTGGCATGCCGGGTGAGGGTTTCATCGAACGGCACGTCCAGGTAGTAGCCGTGGGTCGGGCCGCGGTGGTCGGCGCGCAGCTGGGCGAGCATGTCGCCGTAGCGGTCGGCGTAGAGGATGCCTTCGACCACGACGTGATAGCCGGCGTCCAGGGCGTAGCGGGCGGTCAGGTCGATCAGGCCGATGTTCGCGGCGCCGGGCCGGTCCCGCTCGCGGAGCACGATGCGGCGGAGGTTGTCCTGGCCGACCAGGGCCAGCCCGCGGCCGAACCTCTCGCGGAGGCCGGCCGCGACGGACGACTTGCCCGAGGCGCTGTTGCCGCGCAGTACGACCAGCCGGGTCTCTTCGGTGCCCACCATCACGGATTTCACGCTACCGACGGCCGGTGACAGCGCGAGGATCGCTCCGAGCGCCGTCGCGCTGTTGCCGATCTTGTACGCGGCGCCAGGGAGGTTTCCAGCGCGTCGGTGCCCCGCTTGAGCGATGCCGAGAGTGAGGTGGGTGTGCAGTCGGTGTACTCCGGGCCGGCGCCTGGGGGTTGTTGCCGTCGGCGGGCTCAACGGATCACGTCCGTGTCACGGTGCGCAAGGAGCCTCTGGTGGGGTTCCGGGTGGGAGGTGTTCGCGTTCCTCCTCGGTAAAGTCGCGGCCTGCGTTCTTGCACAGGTGGGTGAACCAGCTGTCGGGGCGGAGGTCGTAGGCGGTGAGCCAGCCCCTGTTCTCCACGGTCAGCTCGGTGCCTCGGAGGGCCGAGGTGGGAGAGGAGCCGCCTGGGATCGTGCCGATGCGGGTCCCGTCGTTGGCGTCCCACAGTTCGTAGACCCCTTCGCTCCCCTTCTGCGTGATCACCGTCCCGCTGTCCGTCACGGCGTTGACGTTTTCGGTGATCTCCGTCGTGATGGGTGTGCCCACGGTCGTGCCCTTGGCGACGTCCCAGCGGTGCAGCTTGCCGTCGGCGTGCTCCACGACCAGGTACCGGCCGCTTGGGGAGAAGGCCAGATTGCTGGCGTCGCTGTGGTCGATGCGCGGGCTGATCTTGTCGCCTTCCAGCACCTCTGTCCGCTTGCGGGTTCGGACGTCCCAGATCTGGATCCTGCCCCTGTCCTCGTCGTTGCTCGTTACCACGGCGACCTGATGAGGGTGGCCTGGGCGGCCGTGGAGCTGGCCCAGCGGAGAGGAATCGAGAACTGGTGAGCGGTCGACGGGCAGCGGTTCTCCTGTCTGTACCCCGCGCTCCGGGTCCACTTGAAGCAGGTTGGCGCCGTTGGTCAGCACGGTGACGTCGCCGTCGGGCAGGGGTGCGACCGCGCTGATCAGCCCCGGTTCCTGTGGTGTCTTCGGGCCCGCGTCCAAGGGGACATCGACGGGGTCGGAGAGCGTGTCGGGGTCGTACACGTACAGGTGTGAACCGCCCTCCTGCCAGAGCAGGAGTTGCTTGCCCCCGGCCGTCCACGCGAGGCTCCAGTGTCGGTCGAAGGTGACCTGGTGCGGGGGTTCGACGGTGGTGGAGCCGCCGTGTAGCAGGTCCACGACCTGCACCTTGTGGTTCGTCATCCACGCGACCAGGCGGCCGTCCTTCGCCCAGGCGTACTCGTTGATGAGCCCGGGTACCTTCGCGGGTCGGGGGGCGGGCCGGGCGTAGGCCACCACCAGGGCGTTTCCGACGGGGGACAGTACCATCGGGCCGCCCTTGTCGCGCCGGGCGACGGCGAGCATCGGATCCGAGTAGCCTGGTTCGTCATCCACCGGCAGGCGTGTCACATACGTGTCGTCCGTGCCCCACCTGCCGAGTGCGACATCGACGTAGCGGTCGTCGTCGGAGTTCTTGGTTTCGTAGCCGTATGCGGCAGTGGCATCGGTGGACGTCCAGTCGTCGCCTTTGGCCCGGAGCTTTCGCAGCGTGTGTCCCGTGCGCAGGTCGAGCAGCGCAGCTTTGCTTGGCGTCTTGAGGTCATGGGACGGGCTCGTCGTGACCATCACGGTGTCGGGGTCCTTCCCGAAAGCCACCTCCTGGCCACGCGCGGCCGATACCACTGTGGCGGCCACCGGCAGAGGCTTGAGGTCCCCCAGGTGCCATACATCGACGAGGGTCCGGGGCTTTGTGAGCTCGACGTCCGGAGCGTGGGTGTTGAGTGTCCGCATCAGACGGCTGCCGTCCGCGCTGAATTCCAGATCGCCCTTGACCTTGTCGCGCCTGTCGGTGAGTTCTCGTCCGAGCCGGGTCGGTTCGCTGCCCTTCCCGTCCAGCCGCCAGAGCCGCACTGTGCCGTCCGGCGTCGCCACTGCGTAGTGCCGCCCGTCGGGGCTGATTTCCCCGGTCTGTTCGGATTCGGGTACGCCGGGGAGGGTGTAGTGGCGGGGTTTGCCCTCAAGTACGCCGGTCACCACCGACACCTGGTGCGGGTCGTTTCCCGCCGGCTTGGAACGCACCACGAGGGTGCGGCCGTCGGGGGTCGCGGCCAGCTCTTGTACGCGGCCGCGCCACAGGCCGCTGTGGGCGCCGCGCAGGTACTGCGCCCGGACATACTGGTTGAGCAGTTCCTCCCGGGCCTGCGGTGTCCTGTCGGTGTGCCATGCGGCGAGCGCGAACTGCAGTGCCGTCCCCGGCGCCTCGGCCTGCCGGCTGCCGGACTCCTTCGCCAGTGCGCGGGACGCGAGGGTGCGCAGCTGGGCCTTGAGGTCCTGGCTGGTGTTGAAGGCGATCGTGCCCAGCGTTCCCGCCGCGAGCAGTAGGGCCATGAGCACCGCGCCGACCGCCCGCAGTCTGCGGACCGTCCGCTGCTCGTACCGGTGGCCGGCTTCGATGTAGGCGCGCTCGTCTGCGGTCATATCTTCTGGCCGCAGCTGAAGCCACTCCGCCCCTTCGGCGAGGGTCTTGCCCCGTTGCAGGGCCTCTGGTTCCTTGTCCTTCCCCTCCCAGCGTGCCATGTCCGTGCGGAGTTGCTCTTGCCACACCCGGAACTTCCTGCTGTCGTCCAACCAGCGGCGCAGCCTGGGCCAAAGCCGCGTGAGGGCCTCATGCGTGAGTTCGGCGATCTCCGCACCCGTGGTCGTGTGGTCAATGACCACGAGCTTGCCCCGGGCGAGGCGGCGGGCAAGGGCCACCGCTGCGGGGTCGAGCTGGGTGAGCGGGGTGGCGCGGCGGGTGTAGCCGCCCCGGTCGTCAGGGCGGGCCAGTTGAAGGAACAGCCTGCGTGCCACGGTTTCTTCGGATTCAGGTACGTGCGTGCGGTAGGTGTGGTCCGCGTAGCCCGCCAGAGTTCCGGCGACGCCGCCGAGTTCGTCGTACGCCGTGTGGGTGAGCATGGAGCGTTCGCGCCGCTCCCACAGCCGGGTGAGCGTGAATTCCACCAGCGGCATCCGTCCGGGCTGGTCCGCCGCGTCCTCGACGATGCGGGTGGCCAGCCCGGGCTCCAGCCACAGCCCCGGTACGGCCGCGACCGGGCCGGTGATGGCACGGTGCAGGTCGTCGGCGTCGAGCGGGGCGAGGAGGAAGACGGCATCGCTGAGCGCGCCGGACGTCCTCGACGTCACCAGGTCGCCGAGGGATTCCTCGCGTGCGGTGGCTACGACCCGCAGGCCGCGTCCGCCCGCCGAACGCGGTGAGCCCGCCAGCTCGGCAAGGAGCCCGAGCAGGGTGCGCGCCGCGGTCGGCTCGGCGCCGGCGTACTCCTCCAGTTGATCGACGACGAGCAGGTGGCCGCCGGCGCCGGCCCGCTTTTGGAGCGAGTCCCGCAAGCCGGCTACGGCTTGCGGGACGCGGCTGGGAGGTGGTCGGGTGTATGTGCGGGCGGCGTCAACGGGCTCTGCCTCGCCCAGCGGGTCTTCGTCCCCAGGTTCTTCGCCGCTCGGCTCGCCTCCTGATCCGTCCCTGAGCAGCCGTGCCAGTGTCTCTGCCTTGCTCAGGCGGTCGATCTCCCCAGCGCCCGGCTCCAATGCGGGGACGAGCACATGAGCCAGCACTGTCTCTGGCCTGTCCCCAGGTACGGGGCGCAGTACGGACACGCCCATGCCGTCCGCCCGAAGCAGGGGCAGCAGACCGGAGCGGATCAGCGACGACTTGCCGCACCCGGAAGGTCCGACCACCACCGTCAGGGGGCGCTGGGCAATCGACTCGGCCAGCCGCCCGGCATCGTCCTCGCGTCCGTGGAAGAACTCGGAGTCCTCCTCCTCGAACACCTCAAGGCCGCGGAACGGGCACGTCGGGCGCAGTACCTCCTCGTCCACAAGCGAGGCGGACGGCACGAGGAACGCGGTCCCAGCCAGGGCCCCGTGCCCGGCCGCGACGGTCAGCCCGACGACTCCGCCCTGCTCGTCGTCCCACACCGCGGCCCCGCTGTAGCCATTGGTGATCGGACGGCTGCCGGGGGCGGCGTCCATTTGTACCCAGCCTGTGCCCTGGACGCTCCGCAACGTGCCGGTCGCCCACACCCCGTGGTCGCCACCGTCCGGGAAGCCATAGGCTCGGAAGGAGTGTCCCCACACGGACGCGCCGTCCACGAGCGCCACAGGGTGCGCGTTGGGTACCCGTCGGTCGAGGCGCAGCAGGGCTACGTCGCCGCTGTCGTCCCTCTGGAGGGGCTTCCAGGAGACGACCCGGGCCCGCACGGTGGGGACGTCTTGGTCGGCGTCGCGCAGCAGCGGGAACTCGACCGGTACGGCTGCGGAGGGGGCTGTATCGGTATCCCGCGGGAGCCCCAACGCGTCCGCGACCACGTGTGCGCAGGTGCATATGACTTCGGGTGTTACGAGGAAGCCTGCTCCCACGACCGCGTCGCCGTCCCGGATCCGGACGAGGCCTGACTCCAGTGCGCTTTCACCCCGTAACGCAGCCATGTCGAGCATCATCGCGGATCACGGGCGCCCCATTCCAGACGTACCGCGAAGTTGGCCTCACTGGCCGCCTTCGCCACCACGACGCCCGCTTCCGCAGATAGCTTGATCCCGAACTCCACGCTCACGGAGTTGGGTTGGCGTGCCAGGTCCCGGACGCTGTCAGCGACCGCCTCGACGGCTGGCCTGATGTGTGCGAGCGCCTCCTGGAGGGTCTGCGCGGAGCCGCGGACGACGCCGGATGCCGATCCGCGGCCCACTCGGTCGATCCCGCTGTCCTGCTGCCCGTCGATTTCGACTCGCACCGCGGTGCCATCGCTGAGCCGCATCTCCCCGATCCGCGCCATGTCATCTGTCTCTCTGTGAAGCCGCCACATACGTGTCCGGCCATCAATTCGCCTGGCCCATAGGGGCTTTTGAGCGATGTCGGCCGCATTCATATCGTGCCATCGTGGTAGGCCGTCCGT contains these protein-coding regions:
- a CDS encoding AAA family ATPase, with amino-acid sequence MVGTEETRLVVLRGNSASGKSSVAAGLRERFGRGLALVGQDNLRRIVLRERDRPGAANIGLIDLTARYALDAGYHVVVEGILYADRYGDMLAQLRADHRGPTHGYYLDVPFDETLTRHATKPIADDVNETQLRDWYRPRDLLPDGIETVIGADSALHETTDRIMLDNGLAHLPALDR
- a CDS encoding trypsin-like peptidase domain-containing protein, with the protein product MMLDMAALRGESALESGLVRIRDGDAVVGAGFLVTPEVICTCAHVVADALGLPRDTDTAPSAAVPVEFPLLRDADQDVPTVRARVVSWKPLQRDDSGDVALLRLDRRVPNAHPVALVDGASVWGHSFRAYGFPDGGDHGVWATGTLRSVQGTGWVQMDAAPGSRPITNGYSGAAVWDDEQGGVVGLTVAAGHGALAGTAFLVPSASLVDEEVLRPTCPFRGLEVFEEEDSEFFHGREDDAGRLAESIAQRPLTVVVGPSGCGKSSLIRSGLLPLLRADGMGVSVLRPVPGDRPETVLAHVLVPALEPGAGEIDRLSKAETLARLLRDGSGGEPSGEEPGDEDPLGEAEPVDAARTYTRPPPSRVPQAVAGLRDSLQKRAGAGGHLLVVDQLEEYAGAEPTAARTLLGLLAELAGSPRSAGGRGLRVVATAREESLGDLVTSRTSGALSDAVFLLAPLDADDLHRAITGPVAAVPGLWLEPGLATRIVEDAADQPGRMPLVEFTLTRLWERRERSMLTHTAYDELGGVAGTLAGYADHTYRTHVPESEETVARRLFLQLARPDDRGGYTRRATPLTQLDPAAVALARRLARGKLVVIDHTTTGAEIAELTHEALTRLWPRLRRWLDDSRKFRVWQEQLRTDMARWEGKDKEPEALQRGKTLAEGAEWLQLRPEDMTADERAYIEAGHRYEQRTVRRLRAVGAVLMALLLAAGTLGTIAFNTSQDLKAQLRTLASRALAKESGSRQAEAPGTALQFALAAWHTDRTPQAREELLNQYVRAQYLRGAHSGLWRGRVQELAATPDGRTLVVRSKPAGNDPHQVSVVTGVLEGKPRHYTLPGVPESEQTGEISPDGRHYAVATPDGTVRLWRLDGKGSEPTRLGRELTDRRDKVKGDLEFSADGSRLMRTLNTHAPDVELTKPRTLVDVWHLGDLKPLPVAATVVSAARGQEVAFGKDPDTVMVTTSPSHDLKTPSKAALLDLRTGHTLRKLRAKGDDWTSTDATAAYGYETKNSDDDRYVDVALGRWGTDDTYVTRLPVDDEPGYSDPMLAVARRDKGGPMVLSPVGNALVVAYARPAPRPAKVPGLINEYAWAKDGRLVAWMTNHKVQVVDLLHGGSTTVEPPHQVTFDRHWSLAWTAGGKQLLLWQEGGSHLYVYDPDTLSDPVDVPLDAGPKTPQEPGLISAVAPLPDGDVTVLTNGANLLQVDPERGVQTGEPLPVDRSPVLDSSPLGQLHGRPGHPHQVAVVTSNDEDRGRIQIWDVRTRKRTEVLEGDKISPRIDHSDASNLAFSPSGRYLVVEHADGKLHRWDVAKGTTVGTPITTEITENVNAVTDSGTVITQKGSEGVYELWDANDGTRIGTIPGGSSPTSALRGTELTVENRGWLTAYDLRPDSWFTHLCKNAGRDFTEEEREHLPPGTPPEAPCAP
- a CDS encoding CU044_2847 family protein, whose translation is MARIGEMRLSDGTAVRVEIDGQQDSGIDRVGRGSASGVVRGSAQTLQEALAHIRPAVEAVADSVRDLARQPNSVSVEFGIKLSAEAGVVVAKAASEANFAVRLEWGARDPR